Sequence from the Asterias amurensis chromosome 14, ASM3211899v1 genome:
TAGATTCGAAACGTAGATACAGTTGCCCGTACATATAGTAGATTCGTAGTTCAGTATAGATTCGAAACGAATCTAACagtaaagtgtagattcgtaagaGGCtatacagttgagtgtagattcaaAACGattctacagttgagtgtagatgtATAACGAATCGACAGTTTTCTTAACGAAGGTTTCTAACGAATCTGcagtttttataacaaacagttgagagtagattcataaaaataatttacactTTCATCAACAGAGTGACGTCgtaaaaaatagtttaattgCAACTAAACGTTCCGTATGCATGGAAGATATACAACAAGAAAATTATACAGTAATAAATTTGTTTGCAAACTCGAATTTTGAATAATGCtcagaaatttaattattaGCAATTAAAgatgtgttaaagacactggactctattggtaagtGTCGAAGACCAGTCATTTCACTTAgtaaatctcaacatatgcatatataataaatctgtgaaaatttgagctcaataattggccgtcgtcgaagatgcgaaataataatgaaagacgaTACACCATTGTCAcgcgaaattgtgtgctttcagatgcttgatttcgagacctcaaagtttattttttgagggagccgttcctcacaatgttttatgctatcaacagctccccattactcgttaatagACCATGTAAGAatttatgctaaaaataattattttgagtaattaccaatagtgtccatcaccAAAACTAACATGGTTTAATAATGTTTATTGAGTTTTTTCTACAATGTAGACAAAATGTGTTAAATAAAATGCTTGTTTTTCCCCGACCCAGAGAAACTCGGTCTTGAGGATGGTTCGATCCCCGATGAGAGCCTCTCCGCATCAAGTAACTGGGAAGACAAAGATAAGAGTACAGCAGCTGGTGGCCGTCTCAACAAGAAACCGCCATATACCCTTATCATAGGAGCATGGTGTCCTATGAGAGGGGATACCAACCAGTGGATACAGGTGGATTTAGGCAACCCGACCTACGTCACTGGGGTACTCACACAGGGGCGTAACGGTGGATCTGCTCAGTGGGTGACAAAGTACAAAGTGCAGTTCGAACCGCCCTCACCGGCATGTCTTGTTGATGTGAAGGAACAACTTGGTCAAACTCAGGTATGTTGATATATTAAAGAGCCTCCTTTGATTTCACCCTTTTTAGAATGAAAACCCCTGATAAACAACTAATAATAAGATATTTGTCCTCCTTCTAGATATTCAATGGCAACACCGACAGAAGCAACATCGTGGAGAGGCGCTTCTTCAAGCCCGTCTTGGCGGTCAAGATTCGCATCGTGCCCGTTGAGTGGTATGACTTCATCTGCCTGCGTTTTGAGCTGCTTGGCTGTAAATAAGTAACGTACAGTAGACGATATACTTTAAGCGAACTGGAGGAAACTTCAATTCATTTAAATGTTTAATTCAACTTGGTTTATTGGTTTAACAAAAGAACATAAAAAATCTAATCAAAATTTAGGTGTAACTGACCATAATGTGACACCAACCTTGATATCTAGTGTTCAACACACAGTTTAGTTTTCAATGTGCAATCATACCCGTGTTCCAGGAAACTCTGTCCGCCGGGGATTTTGTACCCAATACatatgggggtgggggggggggggttgacagAATAATTTTCAATaatgaaaattaataaataaatcaataatgaAAATTATTGTAAGCTGAAgaaggatgtttcaaaagagggcgtacacagttcgccgtgggggggggggggggcaagaatccccgggggacagaatctcctgccacaacatatctttgtaaaaaaaaatatatatatatatattacaaacaatttgacagaatgtgttttaaCTGATTTGATGTTCTTAATAATTTCATTTGCATGTATTATATTAAGTGTCTATAAGTATTAGTAAGAGCAAACCCatctcctttaaagacagtggacactattgttaataatTGTCAATAAGTGGTATGATTTCAACTGTCTGCGTTTTGAACTGCTTGGCTGTAAGAAAGTTACGTGAAGTAAATGAAGAACGGTAACTTTTGCAAAATGGAGAAAAATCATTTAATGTCAGATTTGTGACCACTCAGTAACGTTTTATAACAACATAATTAGATCCTTTGCCTCATTATCATCTATGTCGTAAGCTCTTTGTCTCGGTAGTGTTAGCAATATTTCATTTCACTTTGGAGATgagttaaaaaaatgtaaaatctcAAACTAGTTATGGCCTCTCATTCGGCACGCACTTGGTGGCGCACTATGGTGGATCACCACAATTGGAGGAAGTCGTACACCATGTTCTTGCGTTGGAAAGCATGGTTAAAGGCCTTAAACTGTTAAGGAGACGAGTGTTCCGTTGTATAACTTTAAATACTCACAAACATGGTTCATCTTTAAaaccactggacactttcggtaaacagtttgtccaacggcccacacttcgtgtatcacaacttaaatataaaataaaaaacctgtataAATTTAGgtttaattggtcatcggagtcgggagaaaataacgggaaaacccacccttgtttccgcacgtttcgtggtgtcatgacatgtgtttacaataaatccgtaattctcgatatcgagaattgatagttgttttaattttttctcaaaaagtaaagcatttcatggaataatatttcaagggaagttttttttagtaagttacttgtaaacctgtgaattttttttttctggctttaaagggtctgggtatttGTCGTGgtacacaaaaaacaatgtccacagatttacattaaactacagcacatcagtaAGTATATATTTGAAGGTAattcttttattttcttcaaacggtgtaatcTTAATGTATCttttgacattgtgtttgtgtacaaaaagaACCCCACAATCCTTTAAACCTTCATCGTACAAATTAgatcaattatttttttgttcacgTCAAAAGAAAGTGTGTAACACTTACGTAGATTTTACAGGAATTTATGAAAAACCCATTTTAAcagttttcaaatgtttttaaaccgTGCTTGGAACATCTTACGATAACCACTAAATACAATTAATCATTTAAACTTGTTATCTTCGGACTGCAATATTTCATTCTAAATtgttattatgtattttatttgtttatgtatttttgtGTAAGAACACAATATCCACGTACCACTGATGAAAATAATATGAGATCATATGATAAGCGAAGGTTCGGAAGCTGTATTCGTTTCAAAATAAtatgaaggttttttttactgGACATTAGAGCTGACGTCATAGTCACATCACCTTGTATCACGTGACATTTAAATAATAAAGATTAATTTTTGAGATTCAATTATCTGTTTTTGTGTATGTCTTATTTGTGTCTTATTATTCTGTATAACATTCAGAATACCATAACATCAAAAATGCAGAAAGTAAACGCTTGCGGTGGCTTCATTATTATTCATTGTTTATAGAGCGGCTAAAAGCCGAAATGTacagttacaaaaaaaacattaaacatttCATTACATAAAAAGAATGAAATATCAATTAAATTGATTTCAGTAAAGAGTTAGGGAAAAGTAATTAGTGAATGCATTTTTAGAGTGCGTTGCAGCCTGCATGGTTATTGACCTTTGCCACGCAACATGACCAGAAAGAATGGTGTTTCTcattaccatggcaacataTTCCTCTGCAATTTAACTTGAACCGCGATTTTTCAGAAGTTTACTTAGTGGAAATAGATTATTATGTGGGTAGGGCAGCTAGTCATTTCAAACCAGAGTGAGAATATGGCAGTGCTGAGTGGTTTGATTTTTCTCTTCCTTGAGATTTTTCTTGAGGTTTCAGCATCTTATAGTGTTAGTGGTCTTTACCGATGGGTCTGGTACCAGCCGGTAGAGCACAACGCCCTACTAGGCCAGTCCTTCATGAATATCTCGGGCATCTCTGCCGTCAGATGTTCAGTTCGGTGTCTCAGCCATcatggatgtttttctttcaactaCGATCACACCAATCAAGTCTGTCAGATGAACAACACCAGTGCTGAAAATGTGTGTGACAACTTTCAAGGAATGCCGCATTTTTCGTATTACGACGCAACTGCAAAACCAATGACCTGTCAGGTATgtcttttttaaaggaacacgttgccttggatcggacgagttggtcaaaacaaaagcatttgtaaccgttttttataaaatgcatatggttggaaagatgttttaaaagtagaatacaatgatccacacaagtttgcctcgaaattgcgtggttttccttctactgtgcgaactaacatggtcggccatttatgggagtcaaaattttgacccccataaatggccgacgtgttagtcgacgaggtaaaaggaaaaccacgcaatttcgaggcatgtttgtgtggatcaatgtattctacttttacaacatctttctacccatatgcattttataaaaaacggttacaaacgcttttcaaagaccaactcgaccgatccaaggcaacgtgttcctttaaatgcattTCTCGTTTTCTAACGTTTTATTGTACGACTGACAAACTCAAAGCATTTTCCTATAAATTATATACATCAGTTACAATTGTGTTTGCTCttatcttgcttaacagaataaCTCTGTTTCTGGCAATGGAAAGTACGCTCATGGGGAGGCCTGTTGGGATTTCGGTGAGTATCAGATAATagcatttgtttaaaggcagtggacactattggcacaTCGACacattgtcaaagattagccttctcacttggtgtatctcaacatatacataaagtaactaacctgtgaaaaattgagctcaatcggtcatcgaagttgcgagataataatgaaagaagaaaacacccttgtcacacgaagttgtgtgcgtttagatggttgatttcgagacctcaagttcgaaatctgaggtctcgaaatcaaattcgtggaaaattacttctttctcaaaaactatggcacttcagagggtttAAGGGTTAAACCAAAACTAGCATGGTGTAATAATGTTTATTGAGTTTTTCTACAATGTAGACAAAATGTGTTAAATAAAAATCCCCCGACCCAGAGACACTCGGTCTTGAGGATGGTTCGATCCCCGATGAGAGCCTCTCCGCGTCAAGTCTCTATAAATTCATTGAAGCATGGTGTCCTACGGTACCGGATACCAACCAATGGATACAGGTGGATTTAGGCAACCCGACCTACGTCACTGGGGTACTCACACAAGGGCGTAACGGTGGAGCTGCCCAATGGGTGACGAAGTACAAGGTGCAGTTCGAACCGCCCTCACCGGCAGGTCTTGTTGATGTGAATGACCAACTTTGTCAAACTCAGGTATGCTGATATAGCCTCCTTTGAATTTACTTTTTTCAGGATGATAAAAATACTTCTGAACGCTATAAACAATACGTTTGTCATCTTCTTTCTAGATATTTGAAGGCAACACCGATAGAGACAGCATCGTGGAGAGGCGCTTCTTGAAGCCCGTCTTTGCGGTCAAGATTCGCATCGTGCCCGTTGCGTGGAATGGTTTCATCGCGCTGCGTTTCGAGCTGCTTGGCTGTAGAAAAGCTGtttaatgttttattcaaattggttaattgtaaaataaatatCCACGAAAATCATAACATCAAAATTTAGGTTTATTCATAACAGACCACAACCTTGATAtctatagttaaaaaaaaatcagtttattTTTCAATGTGCAATCGTACCGGTGTCCaagggaattctgtccgccggaCATTATTTCCCCAATACATTATATGGGGACAGAATATTTCTATATGACAAATTATTGTGGGCTAaaggaggatgtttcaaaagagggcgctatcagtcAGAAGTAGCTACACAGTTTGctgtattggggggggggggggcaaatctccggggacagaacCTCCTATCACAACGGCATAAGCATGTAAATATTTTACTCAGCgctgttaaaaaaagaaaaagaaaaagatattACAGCCAATTTGCGAACGACTGAATGTGCcttttaaagatttttaaagTTCTTATTATTGTTGCATTTGCCTGTACAAGTTAGTTTATAAATCTATGAATGCCCATCCTCGTTAAATTAtgttttagttttcttttttagaaTACATTCCTTTAAAATTTTAGATCGAAGCGACAATTAATGTtgcaatttatttatacaaaaacatagattacaacttaaaggaacattacagaattggggGAAAATGGTcttagatcacagatttacataaaacttacacggtctttTGATGGTAGTGTACAACATCTTACATCTTACATCTTACACGTCTTGATGAgagtttgatgagaaataaataaactcaTTTCCCATCTgtagtttatcgctcagtgagcgtttcttttcatttttttaatcgatgtcatgcaatcgtgacccagatggccgatcgatcttaaCCTtaaacaggtttgtcagttttatgtatatggtggattacataaagtgcttacactgccagcaactttagGTACACACAACCCATTACTCTCAGTAGTTAAGTTGATGCCGCGTTCTCAGCAGCATGTTTAAATGAGTGCGGTTGCATCAagacaataggagacttttgaacactaggtggcagcagacttaccaggtaaatttccattgttttcgtAGTTCTGatgcatgcgcacattaccgagaacagtgggttttacctggttagtctgctgccaccaagcgtccggAAAGTCCCCTATTAGCCTTGGTTTCAGGTCTGAGATCGCGGCTCTTCCTCTGCATGCATAGACCTTATGCCACAAAAACGACCCCACAATTATATTTGCTATCACGAGCCCCAAATTGATGGTAGGCTATTGATGGACGTTAATCAACAAGAGGGCTTTTGTTGTCATTGGGCAGATGCCCTTGCAGACTTTTTGCGATTTTTGTTCTAAAAAGATTTAGGCCCTAAGCAGATGCATAATTACATTTGAGTGCGAGGCGACTGTACCAAATTCCTCGCATTTTGTAGCATCTTGGCCAAAGTATAATACTTCAATTGTGTCTCTGCCCAACCGTTGCGTAATTTAATTATGTGGTTCTCGCATAGTATTATGAAACGTTTGCGCATTTCACACCATCAAGGTTATGAAATTATGCTGAAAAGTAGTTCTCGTAAGGTTGCCTTATTTTTAAGTCAGGATCGTAGAAAAACGATTATTgtgtgtattaaaggcactggacactgttggtaattactaacaACAGTTGTTAGAATGACAACttattggtgacgagcaatggagggctgttgaaagtataaaacattgtgagaattggctctctttgaagtaacttagttttgagaaagaggtaaattctcactcaagtaatgaaagacttcagcgagtcattttattatgcatctgaaagcaaacagaGTAATGGAACaaggttgttttgtttttcttgcaaaatcgataacaatttgagcccaatttttcacagttttttatgcatgtgttgggatacaccaagtgggaattaTGGTCATTGACATTAccgaatgtgtccagtgcccttaaattCAGACCTTGCAAGGCAGccttgtttttaattaaaggaacacgttgccttggatcggacgagttggtcaaaacaaaagcgtttgtaaccgttttttataaaatgcatatggttggaaagatgttttaaaagtagaatacaatgatccacacaagtttgcctcgaaattgcgtggttttccttctactgtgcgaactaacatggtcggccatttatgggagtcaaaattttgacccccataaatggccgacgtgttagtcgacaaggttaaaggaaaaccacgcaatttcgaggcatgtttgtgtggatcattgtattctacttttacaacatctttctacccatatgcattttataaaaaacggttacaaacgcttttcaaagaccaactcgaccgatccaaggcaacgtgttccttta
This genomic interval carries:
- the LOC139947458 gene encoding retinoschisin-like, with the protein product MADLSGLIFLLLEMFLEVSASYSVSGLYRGVWYQPIEHYALLGQSFMNISGISAVRCSVRCLSHHGCFSFNYDHANQVCQMNNASAEHVCDNFQGMPQFSYYDATAKPMTCQNNFVSGNGKYAHVEACGDIEKLGLEDGSIPDESLSASSNWEDKDKSTAAGGRLNKKPPYTLIIGAWCPMRGDTNQWIQVDLGNPTYVTGVLTQGRNGGSAQWVTKYKVQFEPPSPACLVDVKEQLGQTQIFNGNTDRSNIVERRFFKPVLAVKIRIVPVEWYDFICLRFELLGCK